One window of Helicobacter winghamensis ATCC BAA-430 genomic DNA carries:
- a CDS encoding HTH domain-containing protein: MQKKMTYLEVARAVLESATAPLKATQIWDRAVEKGLDKNLASIGKTPEMTMSAQLYVDIRDRQDSIFMKASSKPTTFWLRARENELQKGLESIIQTSKTNYEKQKGRGFHERDLHPLFVRFAKDYFDVYAKTIKHEKSKKSQGGQDKWNYPDIVGVHFPFNDYSERETLELSQNLNRRDFKIYSFELKVSLDFSNLKESYFQAVSNSSFANEGYLVVYEELDSEVFDELRRLHSSFGIGLIKLELEPTESQVLLPSVVRNLDFRTIDMLVNKNADFREFINTINGDIQTNDKRRIATQLYDKVFDDETLENHILTHKITLKP; the protein is encoded by the coding sequence ATGCAAAAGAAAATGACATACTTGGAAGTGGCAAGGGCTGTGCTAGAGAGTGCGACTGCTCCGCTTAAAGCTACGCAAATTTGGGATAGAGCAGTAGAAAAAGGCTTAGATAAAAATCTAGCAAGTATTGGTAAAACGCCGGAAATGACAATGTCAGCACAACTTTATGTAGATATACGCGATAGACAAGATTCTATATTTATGAAAGCTTCAAGTAAGCCTACAACCTTTTGGTTAAGGGCGAGAGAGAATGAACTGCAAAAGGGATTAGAATCTATAATACAGACAAGCAAGACAAACTATGAAAAGCAAAAAGGCAGGGGCTTTCACGAGCGGGATTTGCACCCATTGTTTGTGCGGTTTGCAAAAGATTATTTTGATGTGTATGCAAAGACGATTAAGCACGAAAAGAGTAAAAAATCTCAAGGTGGGCAGGATAAGTGGAACTACCCTGATATTGTGGGTGTGCATTTCCCATTTAATGATTATAGTGAGAGAGAAACGCTAGAGCTAAGTCAGAATCTAAACCGCCGTGATTTTAAGATTTACTCCTTTGAGCTAAAAGTTTCACTTGATTTTAGCAATTTGAAAGAGAGCTACTTTCAAGCGGTGAGTAACTCTAGCTTTGCAAATGAGGGGTATTTAGTGGTGTATGAAGAGCTAGATTCTGAAGTGTTTGATGAGCTAAGGCGGCTGCATAGTAGCTTTGGCATTGGGCTTATAAAGCTAGAGTTAGAGCCTACGGAATCACAAGTGCTTTTGCCCTCTGTGGTAAGAAACTTAGATTTTAGAACTATTGATATGCTAGTGAATAAAAATGCGGATTTTAGGGAGTTTATTAACACGATAAATGGCGATATACAGACAAATGATAAAAGGCGAATCGCAACACAATTGTATGATAAAGTGTTTGATGATGAGACATTAGAAAACCACATTCTTACACATAAAATCACACTAAAGCCTTAA
- a CDS encoding hydrogenase small subunit, which produces MIEKDNLLLKQAEERLAKLAKFPALKKGNSIKKMLKEKGVSRRDFMKWAGAMTAMLSLPASFAPLTAKAAEVADRLPVIWLHLAECTGCSESLLRSDGPGIDSLIFDYISLEYHETLMAAAGYQAEENLESAIERYKGRYVLMVEGGVPTALEGQYLTIGAHGKTGLESAKEASEHAAAIFAIGTCSSFGGIQAANPNPTASKSLSAITNKPVINVPGCPPSEKNIVGNVLHFILFGTLPSLDAYNRPKWAYGLRIHDLCERRGHFDAGEFVQTFGDEGAKNGYCLYKVGCKGPYTFNNCSKLRFNSHTSWPIQAGHGCIGCSEPNFWDTMGPFEEPLASKLYDTPMLGGADRTADTIGITLLGAAAIGMAAHAVLSNIKKDKE; this is translated from the coding sequence ATGATAGAAAAAGACAATCTTTTACTTAAGCAAGCCGAGGAAAGACTAGCAAAACTTGCGAAGTTTCCAGCACTTAAAAAAGGTAATAGCATTAAAAAAATGCTCAAAGAAAAAGGGGTTTCAAGAAGAGATTTTATGAAGTGGGCAGGAGCAATGACTGCAATGCTATCATTGCCAGCAAGCTTTGCACCACTAACAGCAAAGGCAGCAGAAGTTGCTGATAGACTACCTGTAATTTGGCTACATTTAGCAGAATGTACAGGTTGCAGTGAAAGCTTACTAAGAAGCGATGGACCTGGGATTGATAGCCTTATTTTTGATTACATTTCTTTAGAATACCACGAAACACTAATGGCAGCAGCGGGCTATCAAGCTGAAGAAAACTTGGAATCTGCCATTGAACGCTATAAGGGGCGCTATGTGCTAATGGTAGAAGGCGGTGTTCCAACTGCATTAGAAGGACAATATCTAACAATCGGAGCGCACGGAAAAACAGGATTAGAGAGCGCAAAAGAAGCGAGTGAACACGCAGCAGCGATTTTTGCCATCGGAACCTGTTCTAGCTTTGGCGGAATCCAAGCAGCAAATCCTAACCCAACAGCTTCTAAATCACTAAGTGCAATAACAAATAAGCCAGTGATTAATGTCCCGGGCTGTCCGCCAAGCGAAAAAAACATTGTAGGCAATGTATTACACTTTATTCTCTTTGGAACATTACCAAGTCTTGATGCTTACAATCGTCCAAAATGGGCTTATGGGCTTAGAATCCACGATTTATGTGAAAGACGCGGACATTTTGATGCAGGGGAATTTGTGCAAACTTTTGGCGATGAGGGAGCGAAAAATGGCTATTGCTTGTATAAAGTAGGCTGTAAAGGTCCTTATACATTTAACAACTGCTCCAAACTCCGCTTTAACTCACACACAAGCTGGCCTATTCAAGCAGGACATGGTTGCATAGGTTGTAGCGAACCAAACTTCTGGGATACAATGGGTCCATTTGAAGAACCACTTGCAAGCAAGCTTTATGACACGCCAATGCTAGGTGGGGCAGATAGAACAGCGGATACTATTGGAATCACGCTTCTAGGAGCTGCAGCTATTGGTATGGCAGCACACGCAGTATTAAGTAATATTAAAAAAGATAAAGAATAA
- a CDS encoding nickel-dependent hydrogenase large subunit, translating to MTKRIIVDPITRIEGHLRIEVIVDENNVITDAYSSSTLWRGLEVIVKNRDPRDVGFMVQRICGVCTYSHYKAGITAVEDALGIKIPFNAEMVRSLMNISLVLHDHLVHFYHLHGLDWCDITSALKADPKKASELAFKYSKNPIVAGTDELTNVQERVKKFASAKQGLGPFANAYWGHKTYRFSPEQNLIVLSHYLKALEVQRVAAKMMAIFGAKQPHPQSLTVGGVTCVADILDPSRLGDWLTKYKEVADFVNRAYYADVVMAAEVYKNEPSVLKGCGVRNFLCHAEIPVNHSETLYSTGIVRNGDISKLLDLDENLITEEATHSWYANSKPLHPYDGETEPNYTGFVDKDTIGPDGNPIRTKALDTDGKYSWIKSPRYNGEAMEVGPLAAIVVGLAAKNPRITKIATQFLEDTGLPLEALFSTLGRTAARVLECKLSADYGIEAFNSLVENLKTGDQTTCAPYSIDNNKEYKGRYIGNVPRGTLSHWVRIKDGVVSNYQAVVPSTWNAGPKDAKNQMGPYEASLVGTKIQDLTQPLEIIRTIHSFDPCIACAVHLMDTKGNEISQYKLDPIAMNCSI from the coding sequence ATGACAAAACGAATCATTGTAGATCCTATCACAAGAATTGAAGGGCATTTAAGGATTGAAGTTATTGTTGATGAAAACAATGTAATTACCGATGCGTATTCTAGCTCTACATTATGGCGCGGGCTAGAAGTAATTGTTAAAAATCGTGATCCAAGGGATGTGGGCTTTATGGTACAAAGAATTTGCGGAGTTTGCACATACTCTCACTATAAGGCTGGAATCACTGCCGTAGAAGACGCTCTTGGAATCAAGATCCCATTTAATGCTGAAATGGTGCGCTCTTTAATGAATATCTCTCTTGTTTTACATGACCATTTGGTGCATTTTTATCACTTGCACGGACTTGATTGGTGTGATATTACTTCTGCTCTCAAAGCAGATCCAAAAAAAGCTTCCGAACTTGCCTTTAAATACTCTAAAAATCCAATTGTGGCAGGAACCGATGAACTTACTAATGTGCAAGAGAGAGTCAAAAAATTTGCAAGTGCGAAGCAAGGCTTAGGACCATTTGCAAATGCTTATTGGGGGCATAAAACTTATCGTTTCTCTCCTGAGCAAAATTTAATTGTGCTATCACATTATTTAAAAGCCCTTGAAGTGCAGAGAGTTGCGGCAAAAATGATGGCAATCTTTGGAGCAAAACAACCACATCCACAGAGTTTAACCGTTGGTGGAGTAACTTGTGTAGCAGATATTTTAGATCCATCAAGGCTTGGGGATTGGTTAACCAAATACAAAGAAGTTGCAGATTTTGTCAATCGTGCATATTATGCCGATGTTGTAATGGCAGCTGAAGTATATAAAAATGAACCAAGCGTGCTTAAAGGTTGCGGAGTGCGTAATTTCCTATGCCACGCCGAGATTCCAGTAAATCACAGCGAAACACTTTATAGCACAGGTATCGTCCGAAATGGAGATATTTCAAAACTCTTAGACTTAGATGAAAATCTCATCACAGAAGAAGCAACACATTCTTGGTATGCCAACAGCAAGCCACTGCACCCTTATGATGGAGAAACAGAGCCAAACTATACAGGCTTTGTCGATAAAGACACAATTGGACCAGATGGTAATCCTATCCGCACAAAAGCTCTAGACACTGATGGTAAATACAGCTGGATTAAATCCCCACGCTACAATGGCGAAGCAATGGAAGTGGGACCTTTAGCGGCGATTGTCGTAGGACTTGCTGCAAAAAATCCACGTATTACAAAAATCGCAACACAATTCCTAGAAGACACAGGCTTGCCATTAGAAGCACTCTTTAGCACACTAGGAAGAACAGCAGCTAGGGTGCTTGAGTGCAAACTCTCAGCAGATTATGGAATCGAAGCCTTTAATTCTTTGGTGGAAAATCTAAAAACAGGAGATCAAACAACTTGCGCGCCTTATAGCATTGATAATAACAAAGAATACAAAGGGCGTTATATCGGTAATGTGCCACGCGGAACACTAAGCCACTGGGTTAGAATCAAAGATGGTGTTGTCTCAAACTATCAAGCTGTTGTTCCTAGCACTTGGAATGCAGGACCAAAAGATGCTAAAAACCAAATGGGACCTTATGAAGCATCACTTGTTGGAACAAAAATCCAAGATTTAACACAACCACTTGAAATTATCCGCACTATACACTCTTTTGATCCTTGCATTGCGTGTGCAGTGCATTTAATGGACACAAAAGGCAATGAAATTAGTCAATATAAACTTGATCCCATTGCAATGAATTGCAGCATCTAA
- the cybH gene encoding Ni/Fe-hydrogenase, b-type cytochrome subunit: METKYKPIMEFSKLTRIFHWVRAIAIFALIATGFYLGYPFLAPNNFSGEPTGFLYALMRSWHLIFGFVLIAVTIFRIYLLFTKECVMERRSFLDFINPLTWFGVIKAYMLFGGHPHLKGSYNPLQFVTYIIVLLLILAISLTGLVLYAHVYHEGFGGMIMPLMRPIEVLCGGLANVRLLHHILTWAFVIFIPIHIYMAVWNATRYPGSGIDTILSGVKFEKE; encoded by the coding sequence ATGGAAACAAAATACAAACCCATAATGGAGTTTTCAAAGCTCACAAGGATTTTTCACTGGGTTAGAGCTATTGCAATTTTTGCCTTGATTGCCACAGGTTTTTATCTAGGCTATCCCTTTTTAGCCCCAAACAATTTTAGCGGAGAGCCAACAGGTTTTCTTTATGCGCTAATGCGCAGTTGGCATTTGATTTTTGGATTTGTGCTAATTGCCGTTACGATTTTTCGCATTTATTTGCTTTTTACCAAAGAATGTGTGATGGAGCGAAGATCATTTTTAGACTTTATTAATCCACTCACTTGGTTTGGCGTGATTAAGGCATATATGCTTTTTGGGGGACATCCGCACCTAAAAGGCTCCTATAATCCTTTGCAATTTGTAACTTATATCATCGTGCTATTGCTAATCCTTGCAATCTCTCTAACAGGGCTAGTGCTATATGCGCACGTTTATCACGAAGGATTTGGCGGAATGATAATGCCACTTATGCGCCCTATTGAAGTGCTATGTGGCGGACTTGCAAATGTGCGTTTGCTCCATCATATTTTGACTTGGGCGTTTGTGATTTTTATCCCCATTCACATTTATATGGCAGTTTGGAACGCCACACGCTATCCCGGCAGCGGAATTGACACTATCTTAAGCGGTGTTAAGTTTGAGAAAGAATAG